Proteins from a single region of Sesamum indicum cultivar Zhongzhi No. 13 linkage group LG5, S_indicum_v1.0, whole genome shotgun sequence:
- the LOC105162800 gene encoding protein PHYTOCHROME KINASE SUBSTRATE 4, whose protein sequence is MDSQTTVKTTFKDASYLKPKDPTQNRLTDDDTEISIFDARRYFRDDNDGGLKDMLRRQQLQQEPFHDFHSVSRLSSVSSVESYGRNFRIGSFQATPTASSEASWNSQTGLLSNPSDSVSVSLSNLSSDRSSKRSADHGKKWFSFGRKCCCTGKKSVQVKEVTSDSGPRSRSVLVINPERISVDKAAQRTSESTFEIEQDNYVVSRQNQRRGSASGRPFIDSAIGFSFPVLKSPDVFQATNAALIKGIIGKPMVNPVKHQLHELQSVSRVSSMENTVNARGFVYPGSPTARDDDVGSDGSSDLFEIESFSSTPTTLYNAVCNTKDEEDSTYDARRFASSTNGISKIDQYVRRRVDETQTLDWSVAAAEGYDKANFSNVSAVEIGVLRRRMEEAGGEDGGKRNGDELMLMSCRQEKAASVGPHPVKCVVAEGATNFPLPAGGRPPRANKPPLVSSDPGPAGLPVAFAA, encoded by the coding sequence ATGGATTCACAAACTACAGTGAAAACAACCTTCAAAGATGCATCTTATCTCAAACCCAAAGATCCGACTCAGAATCGGCTCACTGATGACGACACAGAAATCAGTATTTTCGACGCACGGAGGTATTTCAGAGACGACAACGACGGCGGTCTGAAAGACATGCTCAGAAGACAGCAGCTGCAACAAGAACCCTTCCATGATTTTCATTCTGTCTCAAGACTTTCATCTGTTTCTTCTGTCGAAAGTTACGGCAGGAACTTTCGGATAGGATCTTTCCAGGCCACGCCCACAGCTTCATCCGAGGCCAGCTGGAACAGCCAAACAGGCCTGTTGTCGAATCCTTCAGATTCCGTTTCAGTTTCACTCAGTAATTTATCGTCAGATCGTAGCAGTAAACGGAGTGCTGATCATGGTAAGAAATGGTTCTCCTTCGGAAGAAAATGTTGCTGCACTGGTAAGAAATCCGTCCAGGTTAAGGAAGTAACGTCAGACTCCGGACCCCGATCAAGATCAGTTCTTGTAATCAATCCTGAGAGAATCAGTGTCGATAAAGCAGCACAGCGCACAAGCGAGAGTACTTTCGAGATTGAACAAGATAATTATGTTGTCTCTCGGCAGAATCAACGTCGTGGGTCAGCGTCAGGCAGGCCGTTCATTGACAGCGCTATCGGCTTTAGTTTTCCTGTCCTGAAATCCCCCGACGTCTTCCAGGCCACCAACGCTGCACTGATCAAAGGAATCATAGGAAAACCAATGGTTAATCCCGTCAAACATCAGCTGCACGAGCTTCAGTCTGTCTCAAGAGTTTCATCCATGGAAAATACTGTCAATGCTCGAGGTTTTGTATATCCGGGAAGCCCGACAGCCCGAGACGACGATGTGGGCAGCGATGGCAGCTCAGACCTTTTCGAGATCGAAAGCTTTTCGAGTACTCCGACGACACTGTATAATGCGGTGTGCAACACgaaagatgaagaagattCCACATATGATGCAAGAAGATTTGCTTCTTCAACCAATGGGATTAGTAAGATTGATCAATACGTCAGGAGGAGGGTGGACGAGACGCAGACGCTGGACTGGAGCGTTGCCGCAGCGGAGGGCTACGACAAGGCCAACTTCTCCAACGTCTCCGCAGTGGAAATCGGAGTGTTAAGGAGGCGGATGGAGGAGGCAGGCGGAGAAGACGGTGGGAAGAGGAATGGGGATGAGCTTATGTTAATGAGCTGCCGGCAAGAGAAGGCGGCGAGCGTGGGGCCGCATCCTGTGAAATGCGTGGTGGCGGAAGGAGCAACAAATTTTCCGTTGCCGGCCGGTGGCAGGCCGCCACGGGCGAATAAGCCGCCGCTGGTAAGCTCTGACCCGGGACCGGCGGGGTTGCCGGTGGCTTTTGCGGCGTGA